From Flavobacterium alkalisoli, the proteins below share one genomic window:
- a CDS encoding hemolysin family protein: MEIAIILFLILLNGVFSMSEIALISARKSRLETAAKKGNSSAQTALDLANSPNKFLSTVQIGITLIGILTGIYSGDKVTDDVKVFVVQFEMLAPYADSIAVGIVVVILTFFSLVLGELLPKRIGLTYPESIAKLVALPMKFISIITAPFIWLLTSSTDFLMKIFNIRPTADGKVTEEEIKAIIKEGTEGGEVQEIEQDIMERVFHIGDRKVNSLMTHRKSVAYLSTQSDKDRIKEIMLQELHSVYPVCEDNLDDVIGVVLLKDIFANYEKPLFNLRQITKEPVYLIEHTSAYKALEIFKKTKVHYALVTDEYGVFQGIITLNDILEALVGDASDFYHDEFQLVENTDGTWTVDGHYPLHDFLTYFDLDELTTDYEVTTVSGLIMTELSYIPKEGEKLAWNHFELEVLKMDGVKIDKVKVKSINKEE; this comes from the coding sequence TTGGAAATAGCCATAATATTATTTTTAATACTGCTTAACGGTGTTTTTTCCATGTCGGAAATTGCACTGATATCAGCACGTAAAAGCCGTTTGGAAACTGCGGCAAAAAAAGGTAACTCCAGTGCCCAAACCGCATTGGATCTTGCCAATTCGCCTAACAAATTCCTTTCTACTGTACAAATAGGTATTACCCTTATAGGTATACTTACCGGTATTTACAGTGGTGACAAGGTTACTGATGATGTAAAGGTATTTGTTGTACAGTTTGAGATGCTTGCGCCTTATGCCGACAGTATTGCTGTAGGTATAGTGGTTGTAATACTTACTTTTTTTTCTTTGGTGTTAGGAGAGCTGTTGCCTAAAAGGATAGGTTTAACTTATCCTGAAAGCATTGCAAAATTGGTAGCGCTGCCAATGAAATTTATTTCGATAATAACGGCGCCGTTTATATGGTTACTTACTTCGTCTACCGATTTTTTAATGAAGATATTCAACATCCGCCCAACGGCAGATGGTAAGGTAACTGAAGAAGAGATTAAAGCCATAATTAAGGAAGGTACAGAAGGTGGCGAAGTTCAGGAGATAGAGCAGGATATTATGGAGCGTGTTTTCCATATTGGAGACAGGAAGGTGAACTCACTGATGACACACCGCAAGTCGGTAGCTTATCTGTCCACGCAATCTGATAAAGACCGTATCAAGGAAATAATGCTGCAAGAGCTTCATTCGGTTTATCCGGTATGTGAAGACAATCTTGACGATGTTATAGGTGTAGTGTTGCTTAAGGATATTTTCGCTAATTACGAAAAGCCTTTGTTTAACCTGCGACAGATAACAAAAGAGCCGGTATATCTTATAGAGCATACCTCGGCATACAAGGCTTTGGAGATTTTCAAGAAAACCAAAGTGCACTATGCTTTGGTTACCGATGAGTATGGAGTATTTCAGGGTATAATAACCCTTAACGATATACTTGAGGCTTTGGTAGGGGACGCGTCTGATTTTTATCATGACGAATTCCAGCTTGTGGAAAATACCGATGGTACATGGACGGTAGACGGGCATTATCCGTTACACGACTTTTTAACTTATTTTGATCTTGATGAGCTTACTACAGATTATGAGGTAACAACAGTAAGCGGACTTATAATGACAGAGCTTTCTTATATTCCTAAAGAAGGAGAGAAGCTGGCCTGGAATCACTTTGAGCTTGAGGTGCTTAAAATGGATGGTGTTAAGATTGATAAGGTAAAGGTAAAGTCTATAAATAAAGAAGAATAA
- the obgE gene encoding GTPase ObgE — MTEGNFVDYVKIYVASGKGGKGSTHLHREKFIEKGGPDGGDGGRGGHVYLVGNKGLWTLFHLKFARHIKAGHGGDGGSARSTGADGEDKYIEVPLGTVVRDKETNEILFEITEEGEKKILAKGGKGGLGNWHFRSSTNQTPRYAQPGLYGEELDVILELKVLADVGLVGFPNAGKSTLLSVLTSAKPKIADYPFTTLKPNLGIVAYRDFQSFVMADIPGIIEGAAEGKGLGHYFLRHIERNSTLLFLVPADAEDIKKEYEILLDELRRYNPEMLDKDRLVAITKCDMLDEELKGELKQQLDKELKGVPYLFISSVAQQGLTELKDKLWQMLNS, encoded by the coding sequence ATGACAGAAGGGAATTTTGTAGATTACGTAAAAATATATGTTGCTTCCGGTAAAGGAGGTAAAGGATCTACTCACCTGCACAGGGAGAAGTTTATTGAAAAAGGAGGGCCTGATGGTGGCGACGGAGGTCGCGGAGGTCACGTTTATCTGGTGGGGAACAAAGGTCTTTGGACATTGTTTCACCTTAAGTTTGCACGTCACATTAAAGCCGGACACGGAGGAGATGGCGGTAGTGCAAGAAGTACAGGTGCTGATGGAGAAGATAAGTATATCGAAGTGCCATTGGGTACAGTAGTGCGCGACAAGGAAACAAACGAAATACTTTTTGAGATTACCGAAGAAGGAGAGAAAAAAATACTTGCAAAAGGAGGTAAGGGAGGTTTAGGGAACTGGCATTTCCGTAGTTCTACAAACCAGACACCACGTTATGCCCAGCCCGGACTTTACGGTGAGGAGCTGGATGTCATCCTTGAGCTAAAAGTATTGGCAGATGTAGGATTGGTAGGATTCCCTAATGCGGGTAAATCTACTTTGCTTTCGGTACTTACTTCTGCAAAACCAAAAATTGCCGATTATCCGTTTACCACGCTAAAGCCTAACTTAGGTATCGTAGCCTACAGGGATTTCCAGTCGTTTGTTATGGCTGATATTCCCGGAATCATTGAAGGTGCGGCTGAAGGTAAAGGTCTAGGGCATTATTTCCTTAGGCATATAGAACGAAACTCTACATTGCTGTTCCTTGTTCCGGCTGATGCTGAGGATATCAAAAAGGAATATGAGATACTTCTTGATGAGTTGAGAAGGTATAATCCTGAAATGCTTGACAAAGACAGGCTGGTAGCCATTACAAAATGCGATATGCTGGATGAGGAGCTTAAGGGCGAATTAAAACAGCAACTGGATAAAGAGCTTAAAGGTGTACCGTATCTGTTTATATCATCGGTGGCACAGCAGGGGCTAACCGAGTTAAAAGATAAACTGTGGCAAATGCTTAACAGTTAA
- a CDS encoding S46 family peptidase: MKKLILFLTMSLMVMPVRADEGMWFLMFIERLNHRDMQKMGLQLTAEEIYSINNHSLKDAIVQFDGGCTAEVISKDGLVLTNHHCGYEAIAELSSPEANYLRDGYWAPTRADELKPKSLSVRFFVRMDDVSKRILSKLNDNMTEAEREKAIQQESALIEKENNEGGKYVVSVRSFFQGNEFYYFVYQDYNDVRLVGTPPESIGKFGGDTDNWEWPRHTGDFSMFRIYADANGNPAEYSPNNVPLHPKQYLPVSLKGVEEGDFAMILGYPGRTNRWMPAAGIEQNVKYAYPAWVESSKLGMDRMKVYMDQSDKVRLDYASKYAQVANYWKNRQGMIDALTAHKTAETKAAGEAKFNKWANKKENKAKYGDVVANINAYYAKTNEKARQDNYLVGLLRTSAFAVLPYRVGGALMQYANSNEAQKAQYLPRIEEFVAEEYKTLYMPLEKDVLAAQLHLYATKSTGYAIAPLVAKIGEENNYDYTKYVNEAFETSIFRSKESVEEFLKSPNAEALQNDPLFLLSNDILTQYRAVPDEIAALEDSYSKSFRLLVQGMRDANPKEKYYPDANSTLRLTYGKVIALPKDDRNDAEKNYYTTMKGEVAKYKPNDPEFDLPKKLLEMYESKDFGQYADKEGYMPVNFLTDNDITGGNSGSPVLNGKGELIGVAFDGNIEAMAGDVIFDDKLQRTINVDIRYVLWVIDRFSGAKHIVDEMTIVR; the protein is encoded by the coding sequence ATGAAAAAACTTATTTTATTCCTTACCATGTCACTTATGGTAATGCCTGTAAGGGCTGACGAGGGTATGTGGTTTTTAATGTTCATTGAGCGTTTAAATCACAGGGATATGCAAAAAATGGGCTTACAGTTAACTGCTGAGGAAATTTACAGCATTAACAACCACAGCCTTAAAGATGCAATCGTACAGTTTGACGGAGGATGTACTGCAGAGGTTATCTCTAAAGACGGTTTGGTACTAACTAACCACCACTGTGGTTATGAAGCTATTGCTGAACTTTCATCTCCTGAGGCTAACTATTTAAGAGATGGTTACTGGGCTCCAACAAGGGCAGATGAGCTTAAGCCAAAAAGCCTTTCGGTTCGTTTCTTTGTAAGAATGGATGATGTTTCTAAGAGAATCCTTTCTAAACTTAACGACAATATGACCGAGGCTGAAAGGGAAAAAGCTATTCAGCAGGAAAGTGCTCTTATCGAAAAAGAAAATAATGAAGGTGGTAAATATGTAGTTTCTGTTCGCTCATTCTTTCAGGGTAATGAGTTCTACTATTTCGTTTACCAGGATTATAACGATGTTCGTCTTGTAGGTACACCTCCTGAGAGCATTGGTAAATTTGGTGGGGATACAGATAACTGGGAGTGGCCTCGTCATACTGGTGACTTCTCTATGTTCCGTATCTATGCAGATGCAAACGGTAACCCGGCAGAGTATTCTCCAAACAACGTTCCGTTACATCCTAAACAATATCTTCCTGTAAGTTTAAAAGGAGTGGAAGAAGGTGACTTTGCCATGATTTTAGGTTACCCTGGCCGTACAAACCGTTGGATGCCTGCTGCAGGTATTGAGCAGAATGTTAAGTATGCTTACCCTGCATGGGTTGAGTCTTCTAAACTAGGTATGGACAGAATGAAGGTATATATGGATCAAAGTGACAAAGTTCGTCTTGACTATGCTTCAAAATATGCTCAGGTAGCAAACTACTGGAAAAACCGTCAGGGTATGATTGATGCCCTTACAGCTCACAAAACAGCTGAAACTAAAGCAGCTGGTGAAGCTAAATTTAATAAATGGGCTAACAAAAAAGAAAATAAAGCTAAGTATGGCGATGTTGTAGCTAACATTAACGCTTACTATGCTAAAACTAATGAAAAAGCACGTCAGGATAACTATCTTGTAGGTTTATTAAGAACAAGTGCTTTTGCAGTTCTTCCGTACAGAGTAGGCGGTGCATTAATGCAGTATGCTAACTCTAACGAGGCACAAAAAGCACAATATCTTCCAAGAATTGAAGAGTTTGTGGCAGAAGAGTATAAAACATTATATATGCCTCTTGAAAAAGATGTACTTGCTGCTCAGCTTCATTTATATGCTACTAAATCTACAGGTTATGCAATTGCTCCTTTAGTAGCTAAAATAGGTGAGGAGAATAACTACGATTATACAAAATATGTAAACGAAGCTTTTGAAACAAGCATCTTCAGATCTAAAGAGAGCGTTGAAGAGTTCCTTAAGAGTCCAAATGCTGAGGCACTTCAAAACGATCCTTTATTCCTTCTTTCAAACGACATCTTAACTCAGTACAGAGCGGTACCGGATGAGATTGCTGCTTTAGAGGACAGCTATTCAAAATCATTCCGTTTACTGGTTCAGGGTATGAGAGATGCTAATCCAAAAGAGAAGTACTACCCGGATGCAAACAGTACACTGCGTTTAACTTACGGTAAAGTAATCGCTCTGCCTAAAGACGACAGAAATGATGCTGAGAAAAACTACTACACTACAATGAAAGGAGAAGTAGCTAAATATAAGCCAAACGATCCTGAGTTTGATTTACCTAAAAAACTTCTTGAAATGTATGAGTCTAAAGATTTTGGACAGTATGCAGACAAAGAAGGTTATATGCCGGTAAACTTCCTTACTGATAACGATATTACAGGTGGTAACTCAGGCTCTCCTGTGTTAAACGGTAAAGGTGAACTTATAGGTGTTGCTTTTGACGGTAATATTGAGGCTATGGCCGGAGACGTTATATTTGATGACAAACTGCAAAGAACAATTAACGTAGATATACGTTATGTACTTTGGGTTATCGACAGATTCTCTGGTGCGAAACACATTGTGGACGAAATGACGATTGTGAGATAA
- a CDS encoding alpha-2-macroglobulin family protein, whose amino-acid sequence MKKALLLFILIIGFTVNAQDYNDRWEKVINYEIDGKIKSADKETDEILELAKKDRNEPQIIKAFFFKARHMQTLEENAQVKIFTLLKEEKEKASVPGKALMEFLYASTLKKFYNSINYKISNITYIEDAVPEDIMEWSRKNFTEAISEAYEQSIKSRDILYNVPLSDYDAIMELNPILAKTNRSLYDFLLEQYIVQYNMDLKTETVGILFADSETFQKADLRQYSASYNAIVLLQDTEKLYQSNNDSLNLQRAILRRLAFFDRHYNFYLAKENKNTIYLNTLIEVTEKWNKTPFLFEAKLRMAQIYYDLSSKDKHPEYRKKAVELCNEIIENSRYNHVASNAADLLNTLIKKQCNIETEKYIIPNEPFLAKVKFLNIDTLYVKLYKVNSNHDVIPNKNVEVTIFKYSLPKKADYFEYETELIIPAMQSGYYLLEVSPTEENEIYSKKAKITISNLASVEQQESNTKYSHYRILNRESGEPVKNAKILYAEKKYTTDKNGKAIIKQPKYKKGDGPKSKTPLIYYKKDTLSSYNHVQYSYRSENKNISKKSENDTPDIDVTGKIFTDRAIYRPGQTVYFKGIITQKVNSVYSVVPDIYVSIYITDSQGNELKTYRLKTNEFGSFSGEFQIPKNALTGEFEIEVDEDEDYELDENYNKVKDEHPFWDSENIYFDTFYKEFSVEEYKRPTFEIEFDKVKTSVLIDKPAVITGTARALNGANLTEAVVEYTISGFPDGSQDGEVKTDKDGKFTIEFIPKAPEDSDETELPVFTYDISVEVTDINGETHDKKFNVKAGYHDLRFYVYTPYQFTSEKKDKMWIESLNLNNYNIKSEAQVTIYKLIDEESKIKRDRPWLEPEIQTITQEEFENTFPYIPYKKAKKLTEREKVVYSQKLNLQDKENILTHDFSEWETGRYEIVVSTTDSTNHYIEYKNDFSFENTDKYSEQYIFKFKKLNENYITDGYIELELASSLDNLYVAIEAFTDGKRNYDKVVHLQNNKSTIKIPFTTNQHKAEVKYYYIWQNDFYSEVQKFDLRDNDEETLQITSYTLRSTLTPGNKETWSFSIKGNGKERFEALASMYDASLDQFKTDYWQDNTLREREYKYYHTPYLQTTVGGNVNTWGYSYYKSTDIYSFTTPDKINSFGFDINGSRFIFEKPATQKKILAEVGYEIKGVVGDELGPLPGANVILKGTQVSGQTNIDGEYTITASKGDVLEFSFTGYETILVTVDDATVYNVMMEEGMALSMVVKDVYRATTTKKSAMAVASVSGVAIEGRTNASILQSLQGQVAGLNIGTGSGQPGADSTIILRGVSSIDGNPQPLFIVDGVPVDEEGFRSLKTTDIANIEVYKDAAATSIYGNRGANGVIVISTYNALIQQSEELKKVGTRKNLDETAFFYPHLTTDKDGNLSFTFTTPEALTEWSMRLFAHSKDAKSGYFEHWAVTQKDLMVMPNMPRFLRETDTIVISAKVTNMTAAPKTGNAMLMLYNAVDMQPIDDIALNSNNVKPFTVPGKGNTMVNWKITVPRGMEGIQYKVVAKTENYTDGVESILPVLTNRTLVTESIPLWVKPNETKEYTLEKLKNNTSSTLKNHKIVFEYTSNPAWIAIQSLPYLMEYEHQCSEQLFSRIYANTIAASILDSNPKIKEVFDSWKKEGAPTSKLEQNEELKSIILAESPWLLDTESEAEKKNRIALLFDLYRMKGSIAANLAVLEDRQNESGGFAWFEGGKENEYITRHILAGMGHLAKLKMEDPEEYSSDYITKKGIKYIDKCFTEAERERAKKDKKSVISSAYVPLHYLYTRSFYTKQYPVQDSLKIRIDKYIDNIKDNWLEYRLYEKGMAALVLNRFGDTITAKKITESLRETSSNNTEWGMYWISNKAGWYWYESPIETQALLIEAMIEIDNDIESADAMKVWLIKNKQNKNWPTTKATTEAVYALLMKGGEWLSVKDKTSISLGNTEALNKKLAENSKEAGTGYLKLEWDSKEITKELADLKIENKSTVPGYGGLYWQYFEDLDKIEDAQKGIMNITKELYLKNKYGSEASLSQITQQTPLKTGDLVTVRIILKLTEDMEYVHLKDMRASAFEPVDVISGHKWEKGMSYYKSTKDAATHFFFDRLSKGTYVLEYDVRVNNAGEFSNGISTIQSMYAPEFSGHTKGIRIKAIP is encoded by the coding sequence CTCTTAGAACAATATATAGTACAGTATAATATGGATTTAAAGACAGAGACTGTAGGTATCTTGTTTGCAGACAGTGAAACTTTTCAAAAGGCAGACTTGAGGCAATATTCGGCTTCTTACAACGCTATTGTATTGTTACAGGATACAGAAAAACTGTATCAAAGCAATAACGACTCTTTAAACTTACAACGCGCCATTTTAAGAAGACTTGCTTTCTTTGATAGACATTACAATTTCTATTTAGCTAAAGAAAACAAAAACACAATATACCTTAACACACTTATAGAAGTTACTGAAAAATGGAATAAAACACCTTTCCTTTTTGAGGCAAAACTCAGGATGGCTCAGATTTATTATGATTTATCCAGCAAGGACAAACATCCTGAATATCGCAAAAAAGCTGTTGAACTATGTAATGAAATAATCGAAAATTCAAGGTACAATCATGTTGCAAGCAATGCTGCCGATCTGTTAAACACCTTAATCAAAAAACAATGTAATATTGAAACCGAAAAGTACATTATACCTAATGAACCTTTTTTAGCTAAGGTAAAATTCCTGAATATAGACACATTATATGTAAAACTATATAAGGTTAATAGTAACCACGACGTAATCCCTAATAAAAATGTCGAAGTAACGATATTTAAATACTCCTTACCAAAAAAAGCCGATTACTTTGAATATGAGACAGAACTCATAATACCAGCTATGCAAAGCGGTTATTATTTGCTGGAAGTATCACCTACAGAAGAAAATGAGATTTATTCCAAAAAAGCTAAAATTACAATATCTAATCTTGCTTCTGTGGAACAGCAAGAAAGCAATACTAAATATAGTCATTACAGAATCCTTAACCGTGAAAGCGGAGAACCTGTAAAAAATGCAAAAATACTATATGCTGAAAAAAAATATACCACCGATAAAAACGGCAAGGCAATTATTAAACAGCCTAAATACAAAAAGGGCGATGGACCAAAATCCAAAACACCCCTTATTTACTATAAAAAAGACACTTTATCTTCCTATAATCATGTACAATACAGCTACAGAAGTGAAAACAAAAATATTAGCAAAAAGTCAGAAAATGACACCCCTGATATTGATGTTACAGGAAAAATATTTACAGACCGGGCCATATACAGACCCGGGCAAACTGTTTATTTTAAAGGCATTATAACTCAGAAGGTTAATTCTGTTTATAGTGTGGTCCCCGATATTTATGTCAGCATATACATTACCGACTCACAAGGTAATGAACTTAAAACGTATCGTCTTAAAACTAATGAGTTTGGCTCGTTTTCGGGAGAATTTCAAATTCCTAAAAACGCACTAACGGGAGAATTTGAAATAGAAGTTGATGAAGATGAGGATTATGAACTCGATGAAAATTATAACAAGGTAAAAGACGAGCATCCTTTTTGGGACAGTGAAAATATATACTTTGATACTTTTTACAAGGAGTTTAGCGTAGAAGAATACAAAAGGCCAACTTTTGAAATTGAGTTTGACAAAGTAAAAACTTCCGTGCTTATAGACAAACCGGCTGTAATAACCGGTACGGCAAGGGCTTTAAATGGTGCTAACCTTACTGAAGCAGTAGTAGAATATACAATTAGCGGATTCCCCGACGGCTCGCAGGATGGCGAAGTAAAAACAGATAAAGACGGAAAGTTTACTATAGAGTTTATTCCTAAAGCTCCTGAAGATTCTGATGAAACAGAACTTCCTGTATTTACTTACGACATTAGCGTAGAGGTTACTGATATTAATGGCGAGACCCATGACAAGAAATTTAATGTAAAAGCCGGCTATCATGATTTGAGATTTTATGTCTATACCCCTTATCAATTTACTTCAGAAAAAAAAGATAAAATGTGGATTGAATCATTAAATCTAAATAATTACAACATAAAAAGTGAAGCCCAGGTTACAATCTATAAACTTATTGATGAAGAGTCAAAAATAAAAAGGGACAGGCCGTGGTTGGAACCAGAAATACAAACTATAACTCAGGAAGAATTTGAAAATACATTCCCTTACATACCTTATAAAAAAGCGAAAAAACTAACTGAGAGGGAGAAAGTTGTGTACAGTCAAAAATTAAATCTACAAGACAAAGAAAACATATTGACCCATGATTTTAGTGAATGGGAAACGGGGCGTTATGAAATTGTAGTTAGCACAACAGACAGCACTAATCACTATATTGAGTATAAAAACGACTTTTCTTTTGAAAACACAGATAAATACTCCGAACAATATATCTTTAAATTCAAAAAGCTAAACGAAAACTATATAACCGACGGGTATATTGAACTGGAACTCGCTTCATCCCTTGACAATTTGTATGTAGCCATAGAGGCCTTTACAGATGGCAAACGTAATTATGATAAAGTTGTGCATCTACAAAACAACAAAAGCACAATTAAAATACCTTTTACAACTAACCAACATAAGGCTGAAGTAAAGTATTACTATATATGGCAAAATGATTTTTATTCTGAAGTCCAAAAGTTCGACCTTAGAGATAATGACGAAGAAACTTTACAGATAACATCTTATACCCTGCGAAGCACCCTTACACCCGGCAATAAAGAAACCTGGTCGTTTAGTATTAAAGGCAATGGTAAAGAAAGGTTTGAGGCATTGGCATCAATGTATGATGCTTCTCTTGACCAGTTTAAAACTGACTATTGGCAGGACAATACTTTAAGAGAACGTGAATACAAATATTACCACACTCCTTATCTACAAACCACCGTAGGAGGCAACGTAAACACTTGGGGATACAGCTATTATAAAAGCACTGATATTTATAGCTTTACAACTCCCGATAAGATAAACAGCTTTGGGTTTGACATAAACGGCAGCCGGTTTATTTTTGAGAAACCTGCTACCCAAAAGAAAATATTAGCCGAAGTAGGATATGAAATAAAAGGGGTTGTTGGCGATGAACTTGGGCCACTGCCCGGAGCAAATGTTATACTTAAAGGTACACAAGTAAGCGGACAAACAAACATTGACGGTGAATATACTATTACCGCAAGTAAAGGGGATGTATTAGAATTCAGTTTTACAGGCTACGAAACCATACTTGTTACTGTAGATGACGCAACTGTATACAATGTAATGATGGAAGAAGGAATGGCACTTAGTATGGTTGTAAAAGATGTCTATAGAGCTACAACTACTAAAAAGTCGGCAATGGCTGTTGCATCAGTATCAGGTGTAGCTATTGAAGGCAGAACCAATGCTTCTATACTCCAGTCTCTACAGGGGCAGGTAGCCGGCCTAAATATAGGAACAGGATCGGGCCAGCCTGGTGCCGATAGTACAATTATACTAAGAGGTGTATCTTCTATTGATGGTAACCCTCAACCACTATTTATTGTTGATGGTGTCCCTGTTGATGAGGAAGGTTTTAGGAGTTTAAAAACTACAGATATTGCAAACATCGAAGTTTATAAAGATGCGGCAGCCACTTCAATATATGGAAATCGTGGGGCAAATGGTGTTATAGTTATAAGCACCTACAATGCCCTTATACAACAATCAGAAGAACTTAAAAAAGTTGGAACCCGAAAAAATCTGGATGAAACAGCGTTCTTTTATCCGCATCTTACTACAGATAAAGACGGAAATCTGAGTTTTACCTTCACTACCCCTGAAGCACTTACCGAATGGAGTATGCGACTTTTTGCTCATAGCAAAGATGCAAAATCAGGTTATTTTGAGCACTGGGCAGTTACACAAAAAGATTTGATGGTTATGCCAAACATGCCCCGTTTTCTCCGTGAAACAGATACAATAGTGATTAGCGCTAAGGTAACAAACATGACCGCTGCCCCTAAAACAGGTAATGCTATGCTGATGCTTTATAACGCCGTAGACATGCAGCCTATAGACGACATTGCCCTTAACAGCAATAATGTAAAACCATTTACTGTTCCCGGAAAAGGCAACACTATGGTAAACTGGAAAATTACCGTACCAAGAGGCATGGAAGGCATACAATATAAGGTTGTTGCCAAAACAGAAAACTATACTGATGGTGTAGAAAGCATACTCCCTGTATTAACAAACAGGACACTGGTAACCGAAAGTATACCGTTATGGGTGAAGCCAAATGAGACAAAAGAATATACTCTGGAAAAACTGAAGAATAACACTTCGTCAACCTTAAAGAACCATAAAATAGTATTTGAGTACACCTCAAATCCGGCATGGATAGCTATACAGTCGCTGCCATACCTTATGGAATATGAACATCAGTGCTCAGAGCAGCTTTTCTCAAGAATATATGCCAATACTATTGCTGCATCAATATTAGACAGCAACCCTAAAATAAAAGAAGTATTCGATTCCTGGAAAAAAGAAGGTGCTCCCACCTCTAAACTGGAGCAGAATGAAGAGCTCAAGTCTATTATATTGGCCGAATCTCCATGGCTACTGGACACTGAGAGTGAAGCCGAAAAGAAAAACAGGATAGCACTGTTGTTTGACCTCTATAGAATGAAAGGCTCTATTGCTGCCAACCTTGCCGTTCTTGAAGATCGACAAAACGAAAGCGGAGGATTTGCCTGGTTTGAAGGAGGAAAGGAAAATGAGTATATCACACGCCATATACTTGCGGGAATGGGACATCTGGCAAAACTAAAAATGGAAGATCCCGAAGAATATTCTTCTGACTACATTACAAAAAAAGGTATAAAGTATATTGATAAATGTTTTACAGAAGCCGAAAGGGAAAGAGCTAAAAAAGATAAGAAATCAGTGATTTCATCTGCTTATGTACCTCTACATTATCTTTATACAAGAAGCTTTTACACCAAGCAGTACCCCGTACAGGACAGTCTTAAAATCAGAATAGATAAGTATATTGATAACATTAAAGATAACTGGCTGGAATATCGCCTCTATGAAAAAGGAATGGCTGCCCTGGTGCTTAACAGGTTTGGCGATACCATTACTGCTAAAAAAATAACTGAAAGCCTTAGGGAAACATCATCTAACAACACCGAGTGGGGAATGTACTGGATAAGCAATAAAGCAGGATGGTACTGGTATGAGTCGCCTATAGAAACTCAGGCTTTACTTATCGAAGCCATGATAGAGATTGATAATGATATAGAATCGGCAGATGCCATGAAGGTTTGGCTTATAAAAAATAAACAAAATAAAAACTGGCCTACCACAAAAGCAACGACCGAAGCAGTGTATGCATTACTCATGAAAGGCGGCGAATGGCTTTCTGTAAAAGACAAGACCTCTATTAGTTTAGGAAATACTGAAGCTCTCAATAAAAAACTGGCAGAGAACAGTAAAGAGGCAGGAACGGGATATTTAAAACTGGAATGGGATAGTAAGGAAATTACCAAAGAACTGGCTGATCTTAAAATTGAAAACAAGTCGACAGTTCCCGGTTATGGAGGGCTTTACTGGCAGTACTTTGAAGATTTAGATAAAATAGAAGATGCCCAAAAAGGGATTATGAATATTACTAAGGAGCTTTATTTAAAAAACAAGTACGGAAGTGAGGCTTCATTAAGCCAAATTACACAGCAAACGCCTTTAAAAACCGGCGACCTTGTTACCGTAAGAATTATACTTAAACTAACAGAAGACATGGAATATGTTCATCTTAAGGATATGAGAGCTTCTGCGTTTGAGCCTGTAGATGTAATTTCAGGCCACAAGTGGGAGAAAGGCATGAGTTATTACAAAAGCACTAAAGATGCGGCTACACACTTCTTTTTTGACAGGCTGAGTAAAGGAACGTATGTACTGGAATATGATGTAAGAGTAAATAACGCCGGGGAGTTCTCTAACGGTATCTCAACCATACAAAGCATGTATGCCCCTGAATTCTCGGGTCATACAAAAGGTATAAGGATTAAGGCCATACCCTAG